A genomic region of Silurus meridionalis isolate SWU-2019-XX chromosome 7, ASM1480568v1, whole genome shotgun sequence contains the following coding sequences:
- the rbp3 gene encoding LOW QUALITY PROTEIN: retinol-binding protein 3 (The sequence of the model RefSeq protein was modified relative to this genomic sequence to represent the inferred CDS: substituted 1 base at 1 genomic stop codon) yields MAQGLVLLAILLAFSNNAYCNFSSTLFTDLAKVLLDNYCSPEKLFGMEEVLSFASSITEILNIQDPSILARILTDGVRSTTGDPRVKVTYDPGFIPAAPPAVHDIPPEHLVAVVKSTVNVEVLENDIAYLKIQHIIGEEIAQKIGPLLLQHVWDKVLPTSAMILDLRYAVSGELSGIPYIVSYYTDPEPLIHIDSVYDRPSNITTELWSMPTLLGKRYGTSKPLIILTSRNTVGIAEDVAYCLKNLKRATVVGENTAGGSVKIDQINLSNTDFYVSVPVAKSTNPITGKSWEVVGVAPNVEVDANDAINTALTIIKLRAEIPAIVKLAATLVAQNYAFDNIAANVAEKLEALVASGEYSMISSRDELKAKLSADLLELSGDKCLKMTDNPPVLPPLMVRNLKPXKLVPLIKDTFRTEVFENNIGYMRFDMFGDFPQVAEVAQIIVDNVWNKVVETDAMIIDLRNNFGGSTNPIAGLCSYFFDEDMQIVLDKLYDRSSGTTKVLVTLPELTGRRYGSKKGLLILTSRNTAGAAEEFVYIMKKFGRAMIVGELTQGSCQPPKTFQVSDGDGVLVIPVSHSDTTQGPAWEGTGIAPHVSVPESEALDVAKGILNKHFLGQK; encoded by the exons ATGGCTCAAGGTTTAGTCCTGTTAGCAATACTGTTAGCATTTAGCAACAATGCTTACTGCAATTTTTCATCCACACTTTTTACAGATTTGGCTAAAGTGCTTCTGGACAACTATTGCTCTCCAGAAAAACTTTTCGGTATGGAAGAGGTACTAAGCTTCGCCAGTAGCATCACCGAGATCCTCAACATCCAAGATCCAAGTATACTTGCCCGTATACTGACAGATGGGGTTAGGAGTACAACTGGTGATCCTAGAGTGAAGGTCACATATGATCCAGGTTTCATTCCAGCAGCACCTCCAGCAGTTCATGACATCCCACCAGAGCACCTGGTGGCTGTGGTTAAGAGCACAGTGAATGTAGAGGTCCTTGAAAACGATATCGCTTACCTGAAGATTCAACACATTATCGGGGAAGAGATCGCTCAGAAGATTGGGCCACTTCTTCTGCAGCATGTTTGGGACAAAGTTCTCCCTACATCGGCCATGATCCTGGACCTTCGTTACGCTGTTAGTGGGGAACTCTCTGGAATCCCTTATATTGTTTCCTATTACACTGATCCTGAGCCTCTTATCCATATTGACTCGGTGTACGATCGTCCTTCAAACATTACCACTGAGCTCTGGTCCATGCCGACTTTATTGGGAAAAAGATATGGAACATCCAAACCTCTGATCATTCTAACTAGCAGGAACACTGTTGGGATTGCAGAGGATGTTGCCTATTGCCTAAAAAACCTAAAACGAGCTACCGTTGTTGGAGAAAATACAGCTGGAGGATCGGTAAAAATTGATCAGATTAATCTTAGCAATACCGATTTCTACGTTTCTGTACCTGTCGCTAAATCCACCAATCCCATCACTGGCAAAAGCTGGGAGGTCGTAGGAGTGGCACCAAACGTTGAAGTTGATGCCAACGATGCCATTAACACCGCACTCACGATCATTAAACTTCGTGCCGAAATCCCTGCAATTGTCAAATTGGCAGCAACTTTGGTTGCGCAAAACTATGCTTTCGACAACATTGCTGCTAACGTAGCGGAAAAGTTAGAGGCGCTAGTAGCCAGTGGGGAATACAGCATGATTTCCTCGAGGGATGAACTGAAAGCAAAGCTCTCAGCTGATCTCTTGGAACTGTCAGGGGACAAGTGCCTAAAAATGACAGACAACCCTCCTGTTCTTCCTCCTCTAATGGTAAGAA aTCTCAAGCCCTAAAAGCTTGTGCCACTCATCAAAGATACGTTTCGCACCGAAGTGTTTGAGAACAACATCGGCTATATGCGCTTTGACATGTTTGGAGACTTTCCGCAAGTCGCAGAGGTCGCTCAGATCATCGTGGATAACGTTTGGAACAAAGTAGTAGAAACTGATGCTATGATCATCGATCTAAG GAACAACTTCGGAGGGTCCACCAACCCGATCGCAGGATTGTGTTCTTACTTTTTTGACGAAGACATGCAGATTGTGCTGGACAAACTGTACGACAGATCCTCGGGCACCACAAAAGTACTCGTCACCCTTCCCGAGTTGACAG GCAGAAGATACGGTTCCAAGAAAGGCCTACTGATCCTGACTAGTAGAAATACGGCTGGTGCAGCAGAGGAATTTGTTTATATCATGAAGAAGTTCGGCCGTGCCATGATTGTTGGCGAACTCACCCAAGGCTCCTGCCAGCCGCCGAAAACCTTCCAAGTTAGCGACGGTGATGGTGTTCTGGTGATACCCGTCAGCCATTCAGACACTACTCAGGGTCCTGCCTGGGAGGGAACCGGGATTGCACCTCACGTTTCAGTGCCTGAAAGTGAAGCCCTGGATGTGGCTAAGGGTATACTCAACAAGCACTTTTTAGGGCAGAAATGA